In one Lasioglossum baleicum chromosome 17, iyLasBale1, whole genome shotgun sequence genomic region, the following are encoded:
- the LOC143217676 gene encoding uncharacterized protein LOC143217676 — MNSWSIVQFVKDGTVEAVPSAWLLNGYCYWPSLPPNRLANAIKKCEEINTGWEKHKVKCFINGTFDDYAKARSKAKVAEETSDLQSEAEPPKKRKRQKNKHVSSSDTDDDSNSLISLPLPPTLQIHETLDVCTNNNEIYNRENIPTKSVVINENQETSQLDNNSNTVQKYLKTIIEQQHLLRSIMTDVLSRVEGLEKSPRISNSRRHK, encoded by the exons ATGAATTCGTGGAGCATCGTACAATTTGTGAAAGATGGCACGGTAGAGGCAGTACCATCAGCATGGTTGCTAAATGGTTACTGCTACTGGCCATCATTACCACCAAATCGTTTAGCAAATGCTATTAAAAAATGTGAAGAAATAAACACAGGTTGGGAGAAACACAAAGTTAAATGTtttataaatggaacctttg ATGATTACGCAAAAGCAAGATCAAAGGCCAAAGTGGCAGAAGAAACATCAGACTTGCAGTCAGAAGCTGAACCcccaaaaaagagaaaaagacaaAAAAACAAGCATGTATCAAGCAGCGACACCGATGACGATTCCAATTCGTTAATATCTCTGCCACTGCCTCCTACGTTGCAAATACATGAAACATTAG ATGTATGCACGAACaataatgaaatttacaacAGAGAAAATATTCCAACGAAATCTGTTGTAATTAATG AAAACCAAGAGACGTCTCAACTGGATAATAACAGCAATAcagtacaaaaatatttaaaaaccatAATAGAACAGCAGCACCTATTGCGCAGTATAATGACGGATGTTTTAAGTAGAGTAGAAGGATtagaaaaaa GTCCACGAATTAGCAACAGTAGGAGGcacaaataa